GCCTGGCTGGCCGCGGAGGCAGCCCGCCAGCCGTCGTCGGCCGCGGTCTGCCAGACGCTCTCCTGCGACGCCGAACGGTGCGGGGGCCGGTTCTCCTGCGGTGCCGGGCGGTGCGGGAGCCGGCTCTCGGCGGCGCCGGGACGGGGCCCGCCGCTCGCCGCCGCGCCGTTCCCGCCAGCGGCCGTCGGAGTCTGTGCCATCGGTACGTTACCTGTCGTCCCGGTGTGGTTCTGCTGGACGGATCGGCCCGCGACGTCGACCGTGGAGAGCTGCTGGGTGGCCGCACCGGCCGTGGCCGGCTGCCGAGCGCCCGCCGACTCCTCCGGACCCGGCCGGCGGGTGCGGAACCACGCCGACTCCAGCTCCCGGAAGATCGGCAGCTCCATCGTCTCGTCCGCGTACCGCTGCCGGTTCTGCGCCTGGGGCGGCGTCGGCGCGGTCGGCTGGGGCGCCGAGACCGGCCGCGCGGCCGGTGCCTGACGCTGCACCCGGGGCAGTTCGGTGGTCATGTCCAGCGCGGCGGCCAGCCGCTCGGGCACGGGCGGGGCGGCCGGTTCCCCGGCCACCGGCGGCCAGGCCGGCGGCATCGGGGCGCCACCCGGGGCGGGCGCCGCCGAGACGGGCCGCTGCGGCAGCGGGCTGCCGGGCGGCGTCGACACCGGCGAACTGGAGACCGGAGCGGACGACACGGGCTGACCGGAGACCGGCGCCGCCGACACCGGCGGGGCGGAGTACGGCGTGCCGGACACGGGCGGCGACGAGACCGGGGGCATCGCCGGCGGAGCGTACGCCCCGGCCTCGGGGCTGCTCGGCAGCTGGCGAGGAATGGTCGGCTGCTGGCCGGTGACGCCCGGCTCGTCGGTGGACCGGCGCTGTGGCAGCGGGTCGACCGAGTGGCCGTTCGACGTACGCGGAGGGAAGTTGTTGCCCCCCGTGGTGCCGCTGGCACCGGTGAGGTCCGACCAGGCGGGCAGGTTGCCCGCACTCCCCACGGTGGCCGGCGTGCCGGAGCCGTTGCGGCTGGCCGGGTCGAAGGGGCGGCCGCCGAGGGTCACCTGGTTGCCCGAGCCACCGGGCGGACGCGTGGCCGGGGCCGATGGTGCGGACGCACCGTTGCCGAGCGCGGGCAGCGCGCCGAACGCCGGGTTCGGCCCGGACGGGGGACCGGCAGCGGCGGGCAGCGCGGCGGCCGGCAGCCCTCGACCGGACAGTGCCCGGGGCACCAGCACGGTGGGCGGCAGCGTGCAGTCGGCGACGGTGCCGCGGTCGCTGCCGGGACGCAGCTCGACCTTGACGCCGTGCCGGGACGCCAGGCGGGCGACCACGACCAGGCCCATCATCCGGGAGACGGCCACGTCCACCTGCGGCGGCGTGGCCAGCCGCTCGTTGAGGTCGGCCAGCTGCTCGCCGCTGATGCCGATGCCCCGGTCCTCCACGTACAGCGAGGCACGGTCGCCGACCCGGCGGGCCTCGACCAGCACCTGCGAGTCCGGTGGCGAGAACGCGGTGGCGTTGTCGAACAGCTCGGCGACGAGGTGGACCAGGTCGTTGACGGCGTGCGCGGCGACCTCGATGTCCCGGTCGATCACCCCGAACTCGATCCGGGTGTAGTGCTCGACCTCGGACTGCGCGGCGCGCAGCACGTCGATCAGCGCGGCCGGCTCCCGCTGCACACGGGTCGAGTCGGCACCGGCGAGGACCAGGAGGTTCTCGTCGTTGCGGCGCATCCGGGTGGCCAGGTGGTCCAGCTGGAACAGCTCGGCCAGCCGGTCCGGGTCCTCCTCGCCGCGCTCCAGCCGGTCGAGGTGGCCGATCAGCCGGTCGACCAGGATCTGGGACCGGCGGGCCAGATTGACGAACATCGTCGCGACGGACGCCCGCAGCGCGGCCTGCTCGGCGGCGGTACGGACCGCTTCCAGGTGGACCGCGTTGAACGCCTCGGTCACCTGGCCGAACTCGTCCTTGCTCCGCACCGGCAGCGGCTCGGCGATCTGGTTGGCCAGCTGCACCGGGGAGAGCTGCCCGGTGACCTGCGGGTCGCGCAGCCGGGCCACTGCCTGGGGCAGCCCGTACTGGGCGATGGAGAGCGCGCCCTGGCGAAGCTCACGCAGCGAACGGGCCATCGAGCGGGCCACCAGGAACGCCAGGAAGATCGCCAGCAGCAGCATCGTGAGCAGCAGGCCGGTCTCCAGGAACACCTGGCGCTGCACGTCGGAGCGGAGTTCGCCGGCCTGGGTCACCACGTCGGAGTCGAACTTCTGCTCGACCGAGCGGATCAGCTTGCCGTTGGCGACCAGCGCAGCGTCCCACTGCTCCGGGGTGAAGGAGACGCCGGCGAGGTTCTGGGAGTTGTCCGCGTTGACCTGGCTGATGTAGATCGTCGCCTGCCGGCGGTCGCCGCCGCCGATGGTCTGGGCGTGGAACTCCTCCTCCTCCTCGGTGGCGACCGCGCTGAAGCTCTGCTGCGCCTGCAGCTGTCCGGTCTCGCTGGAGATGTAGTCCGTCCGCAGGGTCGCGCTCATGCCGCCCGCGTCCAGCGCACGGTGCACCACCACCCGGCGGATGGAGAGCCACTCCTTCTCCCGGGCCACGGCGGCGGCGGCCCGCATCCGGTCGCTCAGGTCGTTGTCACCGGCCAGCTGGCTGGCCGAATCCCGGACGGTGAGCAGCTGGTTGATCAGCTCGTCGTAGGACTGGAGGGCGTCGGTGACCCGGAACTTGCCGTTGAGCACCTGACTGCGGGCGCCCGGCAGGTCACCGAGGCGCTCGTCGATCTGGGCGAGCAGCCCCTGCAGGCTGACGGGCAGGTCGGCGAGGTCGGCCCGCTGCCGCGAGTAGGGGCCCTTGGCCTCG
This is a stretch of genomic DNA from Micromonospora sp. WMMD1082. It encodes these proteins:
- a CDS encoding nitrate- and nitrite sensing domain-containing protein, whose protein sequence is MSKRPKTAGSLLSRLRRPAGRLRDMPIWSKLGLIMIVPTIATVVVGTSGLVDHLGALNDANRAGDLAELIGHSGELVDGLQDERTAAVLLLSVEPQQAGQAESEAKKKATAVYSDTSSRVDEAKGPYSRQRADLADLPVSLQGLLAQIDERLGDLPGARSQVLNGKFRVTDALQSYDELINQLLTVRDSASQLAGDNDLSDRMRAAAAVAREKEWLSIRRVVVHRALDAGGMSATLRTDYISSETGQLQAQQSFSAVATEEEEEFHAQTIGGGDRRQATIYISQVNADNSQNLAGVSFTPEQWDAALVANGKLIRSVEQKFDSDVVTQAGELRSDVQRQVFLETGLLLTMLLLAIFLAFLVARSMARSLRELRQGALSIAQYGLPQAVARLRDPQVTGQLSPVQLANQIAEPLPVRSKDEFGQVTEAFNAVHLEAVRTAAEQAALRASVATMFVNLARRSQILVDRLIGHLDRLERGEEDPDRLAELFQLDHLATRMRRNDENLLVLAGADSTRVQREPAALIDVLRAAQSEVEHYTRIEFGVIDRDIEVAAHAVNDLVHLVAELFDNATAFSPPDSQVLVEARRVGDRASLYVEDRGIGISGEQLADLNERLATPPQVDVAVSRMMGLVVVARLASRHGVKVELRPGSDRGTVADCTLPPTVLVPRALSGRGLPAAALPAAAGPPSGPNPAFGALPALGNGASAPSAPATRPPGGSGNQVTLGGRPFDPASRNGSGTPATVGSAGNLPAWSDLTGASGTTGGNNFPPRTSNGHSVDPLPQRRSTDEPGVTGQQPTIPRQLPSSPEAGAYAPPAMPPVSSPPVSGTPYSAPPVSAAPVSGQPVSSAPVSSSPVSTPPGSPLPQRPVSAAPAPGGAPMPPAWPPVAGEPAAPPVPERLAAALDMTTELPRVQRQAPAARPVSAPQPTAPTPPQAQNRQRYADETMELPIFRELESAWFRTRRPGPEESAGARQPATAGAATQQLSTVDVAGRSVQQNHTGTTGNVPMAQTPTAAGGNGAAASGGPRPGAAESRLPHRPAPQENRPPHRSASQESVWQTAADDGWRAASAASQAPPSGTTETGLPKRTPMAQLVPGAVEKPTTSVQRRNPESVRGLLSAYHRGVQRGRSHPSDSNPTGPEGTPGGQQSSQSGSGPMAGSGQKEQEG